AGTAGTACATTTGCAATTGAATTTAGACATTTATGTCTTCTTTACTGTGGAGAGACACAAGTGAAATATTGAAAGGTGAAAGGTGCACAAGTGAAATATTATTCTTTGGTGAGAAAAAGACTGAAACTGACAAAAACTCAGACAATGATAACTTGACTTTGTTTTCACTTTACAGGCTCCAGCAGAGGCAGTTATTCTTCGTGCCTACAGACAGAAGACATCCCGTTGAGCCTGTGGCTTAGCTGTATTCAAAGACGATACAAGTGGGCTTAACACAGATGAACAGTGGGGATGTAATATTATACACAATGCACGTGTAACCTTCCAGGATGCATCTAACTGATCATTCTCACAGATGTTCCGAATTTATTTTCCATAGAGGACTCCTATTGCTACTTATACACTTTCATGCTGTTTCGCCTTGCCCCAAGAGCTGCCAGTGCTCGGACAACAATGGAGGAATAGTGGTCCAGTGCAGTTCAAGAAACCTGGAAGAGATACCCATAGACCTTCCAATGGAGACTGTCTCCTTAAAGCTAGATGCTAACAGAATTCATCAGGTACCAAACAATGCTTTTAAAGATCTCACCTCGTTACAGGAGTTAGATCTTTCAAAAAACTCTATTGAGAAAATTGAGCTGTCGGCTTTCAAAGGATTAGCTGATGGGTTACGGCTGTTGGATCTGTCTGGGAATCAGATTCACAATATCCCTAAAGAAGCCTTGGCCAATCTGAAAGGCAAAATCCGTCTCTCCAACAACCCATTGCACTGTGACTGTAGCCTTCAGGAGATGTTGAGGGAACTGAATTTGGACCCTGACACAGTTAATGACATTTCCTGCCAAACTTCAGTACAGGAGGAGTATGTGGGAAAACCTCTGATACAGGTTCTAGACTCTGGAGTTAATTTTTGTAATATCCATCACAGAACTACCGATGTAGCCATGTTCATTACTATGTTTGGCTGGTTCACCATGGTGATAACGTATGTGGTTTATTATGTGAGACACAACCAAGAAGATGCTAGGAGACATTTGGAGTATCTCAAGTCATTGCCCAGCACTCAGATAACCAAAGACTTTGACACTATCAGCACTGTGCTGTAGACATGTCTTATAGAAAAATGATTACACCTGATTTGTTGCTGGTTAATGTAGAGGTAAATTAAACCAAACTGGCCATATATTAAGCACTTCTTACAAGTAATACAGCAGATCCGAGCAGCGCCTTTAAAACATAGGTTACATCAGGATCAATGAATGGGTGTTAATAGGCACAAGGAAACAGCAAAAATTGGTAGACGGTTTTGACAAAATGCTGTAGTTTGGGTATATAGTTTTTGGTGTGTGGTTATTGGAAAGATAGGAGAAAGTTGAACAATCTGAAGTGGCCTCAAGGATGGTGCGGTTTGGCTGAAATTTTTCAGACTGGacttcttgcatttttttttgcataactaACTCAGCTAACTCCGAAAATAGTTTTTCTCCTAAAAAGCACTCAAAAGCTGATTATACATTAATAGACACAATGCAAGGATAAGGAGCAAAGCTCACTAACCTAAAGGAACcaagtagaacatgtttttaaAATGACTCTGTCTTTAAACAATATCCCAAACTGTtctgtctgcaaaaaaaaagactgtGAATTCTTATTATTCTTACTGTCTGGGCCACCAGAATGCTACAACGTAATCCCCTCAAGATCCACTCCACTGAAGTCCTGAAGTCTTCTGGGAAATTTATATTCCCAGGAGTGTCGATCTCCTTCATCCCCCACAGTGTTCAGTGCTACCTCCACATCACTACTGTGTACTGTTGTAAGATGAGgtcaataggaaaaaaaattcccagctcaactttccAGCCAGCCTGCTACAAACCGAATTGTCCTGTCTAACTGTTCACGCCAAAaccaggggtttagtttgcacacatttgcaaataaatgCGTAAGCTGCAGATGCCACGACAAGGCACCCCAATATTATCTGTGGTCCAAACTCTATAtattttgagagcctccatagtaggagCACATGTATAATAATGGATAGATTGAGGGCAGATATGCCTGGAGGGAGACCactcctccttaaaggcacaggggcgcACTGGCCCTCAGAAAATAGCACAACAACAGCGAAGGTGTCCAGTGCGTCCCCTCACCAAATGGTGCAAACAAACGACAACGTCCCCAATCTTTAATTGGCCTTAACAGCAAGGAGCACGTGGAAGGGCAACACATGTCAAAcaacaacaaagaaaaattcccagctTAACTTACTAGCCAAAAACAACaaaggaagaggcgcctctgggtgtagtagtttaAAACAATGAAACAGCATAggtaatggtcactcacattttagAGTTGACAAGTAGGCATGTACAGGGTGTTCCAAGGAGGGAGAGGTGTCATCCGGCCGTCACTGTCTTCCGGGTCCTGCTGCAGCGCTGTGTGGGGAGGTAGAACTTCCACCGCTGATGTAAAGTGGCCGGCTGCGATGGAGAATCCTCAACCGAGGCGTGGAGCGCAGATGGATGGCAGGCGgagggtgatgacgtcaccgGGTGTGCGACGCGTTTCTGAGTGGTCAGGCAGCGTATGACGTGGCTGCCGCACTTCTTTGTCAAGCATGTGGAAGGGGAGGCGGGGAGCTTGACAAAGGAGTGTGGCAGCCACGTCATACGCTGCCTGACCACTCAGAAACGCGTCGCACACCcggtgacgtcatcaccctcCGCCTGCCATCCATCTGCGCTTCACGCCTCGGTTGAGGATTCCCCATCgcagtgcatgcagggcactgggcagaccactagggacaaagggggtgtgtattttttttcatacagtactgtaatctataggattacagtatactgtatgtattgtgtttattgacttttttaaatttggcgccgatctccgcccccgtgtgtcttaacgtcgcaggaaacggagctcggcggcactcggcactgtggatcgagcgaggaggacacagctcgatcacacagcggggaggcatcgcaggatccagggacaaggtaagtaacttgtgcctgtggacactgcgaggcggtcccgagtctggctcggggttaccgcttttggtcctgaaattccaccccgagccagacatgGGATTACCGCTCAAGGGGTTAACTCTAtaaattttgagagcctccatagtaggagCACATGTATAATAATGGATACATTGGTGGACAGGTTTGTCTGGAGGAAGCCCACTCCTTTAAGGCACAGGACTGGACACCTAGCAAATAGCACAGTGGTGGCAAAGGTTTCCAGTATGACCCCTCACTAAATAACCAATGGTACAAACAAACGGCAACTGCCCCAATCTATAACTGGTAACTGGCCTTAACAGGAAGAAGGTCAATAGGAGAAGTCACTAAACACAGAGGATGGCCAAGGATATTGGAGGTCTCAGTTTCACAGCGGACTTCAACAGAGGATTTCTCTTTAATGCTGATTGAGTGATGTTCTGGCAGCACATGCAACCAGAAAGGCaagtattcacttttgttgcagTTTGAGCTGTTTGGGACTTTTTTAATGACAGCATCACTTAGCAGGATTTAAAATAGCAAACTGAACCACGAGTGCATGTAACCAGTTCTCTTTGCAATGTCTTGCTGAATAGGTCCAAATGAGTTGGGCTTTCTTTAATAAGAAAATGCAAATAGCTTTGTCCAGACTGTTGTCACCATACTGTCTATGACCGTAAATAGACAGCATTGTTCAGATGATATTTCTCctgtttaattattattaatatatttttaattatgtttttaaaTATGTGTGATAGATAGGGCCATAATGATTAGCTTTGGAATTCAACACTAATCTGAAAGGTCATAATGTAAGagaatatttataaagcagtaaatGTGACATTTACCAAGCATCCACTGCAGGTGAATCAGTCACTGACATTTAAAACATCTGTACCAGGAAAATACAACtgcagtgaatgtgacattcgctgctttataaatatagCGCTAGAGTTTTAAATGagatatatttttcatatttatgtATCTCTGTCTATACAGCAAACAATTTTTACAATATTTGGAATAAAATATTCAGTTATATACACTGGAGTTACAGGGCTGAAAACTCTTAGCCCTCttccacacgaggcggactccgtcgctacggagtccaccAGCTCCCGCCAGTCCCTCTcttctcactgagcggggaggggcttgtgcagtggcgctgtctcctatggagagcaCTGATatcagcatgtccgttttcatcagatctcacccgatccgatccgccatggatggatAGGGACGTatggccatccgtctgattttggcagatcgggtcggatgtcagcagacatgtctccgctgacatccaacgctccataggactgcatggagcggccgttcaggtccgtgtgaaaggggccttacagaaaacattcctttttattaaaactaaagcctcatacacactactagttttttttttcagtcaaccCAGAAGGtggaatgaaaaaaaactgacagctcaggttggaGTCGCTGTACTATcttatgttagtacagtgatctcaccTGCTGTGCTGTTGCGTTCTGACAGAGGGCGCCCCCCTCTGttctcagccattggctaagagcgctgattgggagctggttggcagaccttttttgctAATGACCCTTCAACATAAGCCAACCGAATGGCCAACTTCTGCCGGACCAGCTgtcgta
The Rana temporaria chromosome 6, aRanTem1.1, whole genome shotgun sequence DNA segment above includes these coding regions:
- the LOC120943843 gene encoding leucine-rich repeat-containing protein 3-like, producing MHLTDHSHRCSEFIFHRGLLLLLIHFHAVSPCPKSCQCSDNNGGIVVQCSSRNLEEIPIDLPMETVSLKLDANRIHQVPNNAFKDLTSLQELDLSKNSIEKIELSAFKGLADGLRLLDLSGNQIHNIPKEALANLKGKIRLSNNPLHCDCSLQEMLRELNLDPDTVNDISCQTSVQEEYVGKPLIQVLDSGVNFCNIHHRTTDVAMFITMFGWFTMVITYVVYYVRHNQEDARRHLEYLKSLPSTQITKDFDTISTVL